Proteins encoded by one window of Chanos chanos chromosome 7, fChaCha1.1, whole genome shotgun sequence:
- the rnaseka gene encoding ribonuclease kappa-A: MASLLFCGPKLAACGLVLSIWGVIMLAMLGIFFTTHSAVLIEDVPITEEDMHNQANPLQAVYGLYDQVGYNCFIAAAIYVAVGLLSFCQIRLNKRKEYLVH; the protein is encoded by the exons ATGGCCTCCCTTTTATTCTGTGGCCCGAAATTGGCTGCGTGTGGCTTGGTCTTGAGCATTTGGGGTGTCATAATGCTG gcaatGTTGGGGATCTTTTTCACCACTCATTCAGCAGTACTGATCGAAGATGTGCCCATCACAGAGGAAGACATGCACAATCA GGCCAACCCCCTACAAGCTGTCTACGGCCTCTACGACCAAGTTGGCTACAACTGCTTCATTGCAGCAGCGATCTATGTAGCTGTTGGGTTGCTGTCCTTCTGCCAGATACGACTGAATAAGCGCAAAGAGTACTTGGTGCATTAG